The genomic stretch GCGTACCCCTGGGGCGCGCACTACCTGCCGGCGCCGCTGGAGGACCGGGGCCCTGTCGTCCGGCTGCTGCGGGAGATGGGGGCCGTCACCGACGTGGATGACGCGGGCCGGCCGCACTTCGAGGAGTCGCTGCTCATCCACGAGCCGGAGGAGCGCTTCTTCTACCGGGGCCACTGGTACGAAGGGCTCTATCTGCACGCGGGCGCCAGCGCGGAGGACCTGGAGGAGCTGCGGCGCTTCGAGGCGCGGATGAACGGCTTCGCCGCCGCGCGAGACGCCAAGGGGCGCCGGGCCTTCGCGGTGCCTTCCGGCCTGTCCAGTGACGACGCGGAGTGGACGGCGCTGGACGCGCTGAGCATGGCGGCCTGGATGGAGCGCGAGGGCTTCCGTTCCGCGCGGCTGAAGTGGGTGGTGGACTACGCGTGCCGCGACGACTTCGGCACCACCGCCGAGCATGTCTCCGCCTGGGCCGGCATCTGGTACTTCACCGCGCGGCAGGACGGGAATGGGGAGCGCAGCGAGGGCTACCTGAGTTGGTCCGAAGGAAACGGCCGGCTGGTGCGGCAGCTCGTGTCGGCGCTGCCGAACGGAGCGGTGGAGCGCAACGTGCTGGTGCACACCGTGGAGCCCGTGGAGGGTGGCTGCCGCGTGGACGCACTGGAGGCGGGCACTGGCAAACCCCGGGCCTTCCTGGCGCGGCAGGTGGTGCTGGCGTGCCCGCGCTTCATTGCCGCGCATGTGGTGGCGCCGTGGCGGCGGGAGCGCCCGGCATGGCTGAATGCCTTCACGTATGGGCCGTGGGTGGTGGCGAACCTGACGTTGTCGTCGCCGCCGCGCTCGCGGGGCTTTCCGCTGGCCTGGGACAACGTCTTCTATGAGAGCCGCAGCCTGGGCTACGTGGTGGCCACGCACCAGACGCTGCGCCAGGACGAGCAGGGCCCCACGGTGCTCACCTGGTACCTGCCCATGGACGGCGCGGACGTGAAGGCCGAGCGGGAGAAGGCGCTGTCGGCCAGCTACGTGGACTGGGAGGCCTTGGTGATGGCGGACATGCTGCCCGCGCACCCTGGCATCTCCGATCAGGCGCAGCGGCTGGAGGTCCAGCGCTGGGGCCACGCCATGGTGCGTCCTACACCGGGCTTCATGTGGGGGCAGGCGAAGCAGGCCGCGGGGGAGAGCCTGGGAAGCTCGCTGCACTTCGCGCACTCGGACCTGGGCGGCATGGGGCTCTTCGAAGAGGCGAACTGGTTTGGCGTGCGGGCCGCCGAGCGCGTGCTGGCGGAGCTGGGCCGGCGTGAGGTGAGCTGGCTGTAGTCGCCGGCTGCCGCGTTCCATTCCATGCGCCGCGAAACTCCTTTCCCAGGCGCCCATGGAGGAATGCATGCGTCAGCTCCTGCTGGTGGCACTGTCATTCGCTGTTTCGGGCGAGGACGGTTCCGCCGAGGCCAACACCAGCAACAACACGTTCAGCCGGTTCTTCTGATGAGGTGAGCGCCTCCGGCATGCGGTGTCCCGCCTGCTCGTGCCTGCCTGGAGGACAGGGGGCATTGTCGGGCCCCATGTGCATCTCCCTCCACGAGAGCTCGCGGCACGTTCATTCCCGCGCGTCCTCGTGGAGGCCGCACCATGTCGCTCAAGGAATACCTTCCCGGAACGCCATTCCCTGGTGTCATCGGCCGGACGGATGAGGAGTCCTCGCCTGCCTGGCCCGCGCCGCTGCGCGCGAAGCCAGGGGCACCCAACGTCCTCTTCATCGTCCTGGACGACACGGGCTTCGGTCAGCTCGGTTGCTATGGCTCGCCCATCCGCACGCCCAACCTGGACCGGCTGGCGAAGGGTGGGCTGCTCTACAACAACATGCACACCACCGCGCTCTGTTCGCCCACGCGCTCGTGCATCCTCACCGGCCGCAACCACCACTCCAATGGCATGGCGGCCATCACCGAAATCTCCGTGGGATACCCCGGCCGCAACGGCACCATCCCCTTCGAGAACGGCTTCATCTCCGAGATGCTGGCCGGGCACGGCTACAACACCTACTGCGTGGGCAAGTGGCACCTCACACCCGCGGAGCAGACGAGCGCCGCGGGGCCCTACTCACGCTGGCCCCTGGGCCGCGGCTTCGAGCGGTACTACGGCTTCCTCGGTGGCGACACGCACCAGTACTACCCCGACCTCGTTCACGACAATCATCAGGTCCGGCCGCCCAAGACACCCGAGGAGGGCTACCACCTGACGGAGGACCTGGTGGACCGCGCCATCGGCTTCATCGCCGACGCGAAGCAGGTCGCGCCCGACAAGCCCTTCTTCCTCTACTTCTGCACCGGCGCCATGCATGCGCCCCACCATGTCCCCCAGGAATGGGCGGACCGGTACAAGGGCCAGTTCGACGACGGCTGGGATGCCTACCGCGAGAAGGTCTTCCGACGTCAGCTCGAGACAGGCGTGCTGCCGCCGGGCACCCAGTTGTCGCGCCATGACCCGGACGTGCAGGACTGGGACAGCCTGTCTCCGGACGAACGGCGGCTCTACGCGCGGATGATGGAAGTGTTCGCGGGCTTCCTGGAGCACACGGACCACCACATCGGCCGGCTCATCCAGTCGCTGGAGGCGACCGGTGAGCTGGAGAACACGCTCATCATGGTCATCTCCGACAATGGCGCCAGTCCGGAGGGCGGCCTGCATGGCTCCGTCAACGAGCTGAAGTTCTTCAACAACACGCCGGAGTCGCTGGAGCAGAACCTGGCGGCGATGGACGAGCTGGGCGGCCCGCGCCACTTCAACCACTACCCCTGGGGCTGGGCCTGGGCGGGCAACACGCCCTTCAAACGGTGGAAGCGAGAGACGTACCGGGGCGGCACCACGGACCCCTTCATCGTCCACTGGCCCCGAGGCATCCAGGCGCGGGGCGAGATTCGCTCGCAGTACTGCCACGCCATCGACATGGTGCCCACGGTGCTGGACTGCCTGGGCATCGACCCGCCCACGGAGCTTCGCGGGGTCACGCAGTCACCCATCGAAGGCGTCAGCTTCAAGCACTCCTTCCATGACGCGGACGCGGAGAGCCGACACCACACGCAGTACTTCGAGATGTTCAGCCACCGGGCCCTGTACCACGACGGATGGCGGGCGGTGTGCCCGTTCCCCGGACCGTCCTTCACGGAGTCGCACGAGCCGTTCGGCATGCTGAAGCTCTCAGAGGCCAGACTGCGCGAGTTCGATACGGAGGGCTGGGAGCTGTACCACGTGGCGGAGGACTGCTCGGAGACGCGGAACGTGGCCGCGCAGGAGCGCGACAAGCTCATCGAGATGATTGCCCGCTGGTACGTCGAGGCGGGCCGGTACGATGTGCTCCCGCTGATAACGCCATCCCGCGAACTCTTCGCCGTGGAGCGGCCGCAGATTTCGCGGGAGCGGGAGCGTTACGTCTACCGGCCGAATACCTCACCCGCGCCGGAGAACGTGGCGGTGCATGTCCTCAATCGTGCCCACGCCATCACCGCGCGGGTGGAGGTAGAGGACGGCGTGGAGGGCGTGTTGCTCTGCCACGGTGGATTGACGGGCGGGTACTCGCTCTTCGTCAAGGACCGCAAGCTGCACTACGTCTACAACTTCGTGGGGGAGAAGGAGTTCCACCTGGAGTCCGCCGTGGACGTGCCGAAAGGCCACGCGGAGCTGCGCTTCGAATTCCAGCCCACGGGCACGCCCAACCTGCCCGCGGGCCGGGGCGCGCCGGGCCGGGGACGCCTCTTCATCAATGGCGACCTGGTGGCCCAGAGCGACATCTCTGAGACGATGCCGCTGCTCATCAGCCTGGGCGAGGGACTGACGTGCGGCCGTGACGAGAACTCACCGGTGAGTCAGCAGTACCAGCCGCCCTTCGCGTTCAAGGGCGGGACGCTGACGGAGGTGGTCGTGGACGTGTCGGGCGAGCACGTTCACGACGCCGCCACGGAAGTGAGCACGGTCATGGCGCGGCAATAGCCGCGTAGGCGGTGGACTGGCCTGGGGCGACGGTGACGATGATGATGTCGGTGCGTCGCCCCAGGGCCAGCAGCTCGGCAGGGCTGGGTACCACCGGGTGCCGCGAGCCTCCGCCTCCGACGCCCTGGGGGAAGTACAGCGCCCGCTCTGCCTCCACGTAGAGGACGGGGACGCGGCTTCCCCGGGCCTCGATGCCCGGAGGCACGAAGACCTGGACGCCGCGCTCAGGGGACGCGGGGGGCGACGGCGGCGGCGTACACCCAGCGGCCAGGGCGAACAGCAACGACAGCCAAATTCGCATGACGGGACTCCTGGCCTCGGCCTGGTGGCCGGGCGCTCGATGGGTTCATGAAGCATGTGCGGCGCGGCCGCGGCTCAGGGCGGCCGGGTGACGTCACAGCGCGCGTTGGCGCCGCGGGCGAGGTCCTCGGCCACCGAGCGAAGCAGCACGGTGCCCGTGAGGGTGTTGCCTTCCTCGCCAGGCGCTTGCTTCCCCTGCGTGAGCCACGCGGCCACCCGGCCCAGGCTCGCGGCCGTCACGACGTGCAGGCGGACGCTGATGCGCACTTCATAGCGCGCGCCGGGCTTGGGCCTTTGTTCCAAGGTCCACGCCACGCGCTCCAGCGTCAGTGAGGATGGGCCTTCCGGCAGGGGGCGTCCATCCAGCACGTAGGAGCCCTTGGAGAAGACGAGCACCTGCGTCAGCCGTGCGGTGTCCATTCGCGCGTCGAACCAGATGGTGTTGCGTTGCCAGAGCGTCAGCTCCACCTCCAGCTTCCCCGCCATGCCCAGTCGCACCAACCGGTCCAACTCGGGCGAGACGAAGTCGAAGGCTTCGGAACGGACCATGACGCGCCGTCCGGACAAGGTGGCGGTGCAAGTGGTGCGCGGCTCTTCTGCATGGACCGAGGGGGCGTGCAGGCCCGCCACGGCGATGAGCGCCGTGCCGAGCCCGCGTCCCACGTGTTTGCGTGGCCAGTCCATGCGTCTTTAGAAGGTCCGCTGGAAGAGCAGCCGGGCTTCGGGCGTGGCGGTGGCCCGCTCATCCGTGCGCCACGCGACGTCCATCCGCACGTTGTCTCCGAAGTGGAGGCTGGCGCCCAGGCCGAGCCGTGCATCCGTCCAGGTGTCATCCGCCCGCACCGTGCCCAGGTCCGCGAAGAGGCCGATGGCGCTCCAGCGGTACTCCGCGCTGGTGAGCACGGACACGTCGCCGCGGTACTCCTTGAAGCCGAAGCCGCGCAGCGCCGTCCATCCCCCCAGTGCCTCGCGCTTCTGTTCGGGCAGACGGTGGCCCCCCGCGGTGCGCACGCGCAGCGACAGACCGGTGTCCCAGCCGGTGGGCACCTCCATCGCGATGTCGCTCACCAGCTTCCAGAAGCGCGCGTCACCACCCGCGCTCCCCGGACCGTTGCCCACCTCCAGCGTGAGCAGGCCCCGGAGCGAGGCGCGGCTCTCCCAGTCGCCATCCCGGTCGAAGAGGGACGTCTCTGGCGTGCGGAACAGCGAGCCCACGGACGCGGCGGCGGGCACGTTGCTGGCGTACTCCATGCGCACCACCACGGAGTCGAAGCGGCCCTCGGTGACGGGCGCGTTGGGGAAGGGGGCCGAGTCGTTCCGGAACAGGGAGAAGGGCGGCGTGAAGCTGCGCATCGACTCGTAGCGGTCGCTGCGGTACTCGACGCCCGCGAGCCAGTCGTCCGCCCAGCGCCAGGTGGCGAAGGCCGTGAGGCCCTTGCGGCGGAAGTAGTCGCGGTCCGGCCGGTTGATGAGGGCCGAGTAGAGCGACGAGTCGATGTCGCCCATCCGCCACCGGTCCAGCGTGTCGGTGAAGTCGTAGACCTGCGCGCCCAGCTCCGCGAGCCCCACCCGCGGCACCTGGAGCTTCGCCCCACCGAGCAAGTTGATGCGCCGCTGGCGCTGCGTGCCTTCCGGGTCCTCCGGCAGATACTGGCCGCCCCACCGCAGGGGGATGGTGAGCGCGGCGTCCACGGTGATGTGCGCGCGGTCCTTCGCATCCCAGAGGCGCAGCCGCCCCGCCAGACCCGGCGAGAAGCCCGTCACCTGCGTGTGCATCGGAAGCAGGTCCACATCGAAGTCCGGCCGCCGCGTGCGCACGTGCACCACCAGCTTCTTGTCCTCGAGGGTGATGCTGTCGGCCGAGTCCACGTCGTCCCACCAGTCGGCGAACTGCTTCCAGTTCAGCTCGAACTCCACCTGCTCCCGGTGGCGCGGCTTCGCGCGCGGTGCTTCCTTCGTGTGGTAGGCGCGGGTGCCGTCCGGCTCGCGCGTCTCGATGATGTGGGCGCGCCGGGCACGCGTGCTGTCGGAGTCGTCCACATTCGCGGGCTCCAGGAAGGGGAGCCGCGAGGTCAGCCGCCGCACGGCGCGCTTCGCGTCACTGCGGAGGAACACGGTGCCAGGCTGCAGGTCCAGCGCGTCCTGGACGCGCGCTGCGATGTCGGCGTCCACGCCGCGCACCTCGATGGACTCGAGCCGGCCTTCATCCACCGTCACCACCAGCTTGCCGTCCGGCGACCACACCGCGGACAGGCTGGCGAGCATGTAGCCGTCGTCACGCAGGCGCTTCAGCGTGCGCTCCAGGCCGTGGACGACGCCGCCCATGAAGATGCCGGGGTGCAGCGTGCCGCGCTCCAGCCGGGCCACCCAGTCACGGGGCGGATATCGCGGCGGGCAGGGGCGGACGACGGAGAGCGTGCCGCGCCGGGAGTCCACGCGCAGCGTGGCGGTGAAGGACTCTTCGTCTTCGTCCTCGGTGGGGAACCGGTGCGGGAGCCGGAGCAGCTCTTCGAGAATCTCGGTGGCCTGCAGGTCCTGGATCCCGTTCACCTCCACGGCGGAGACGACGGGGTTCTCCTCCAGGTGGACTTCGAGGACCGCCGGCTGAGGCGCCTCGGCCACGCGCACGCGCGGCTCCACGCGGGCGAACAGCCCCGAGCGCGCGAGCCGCCGGAGGAACAGGTGGACTTCGCTTCCGCTCATCAGGGCCTCCGAGTCCGCACGGGGCGCACCGATGAAGGCACGCACCTGCGCATCCGTCAGCCAGTGAAGTCCGTGCAGTTCGATGCGGCCGGGCGTGAGCGAGCGCCCATCCACGGCGAGTTGAAGCGGCGCCAGAACGCTGGTGTCTCCCGAGTCGTCGTCCTCGAAGTTGTCGGGGCAGGACTTCTGCGCGTCCGCTGGGGTGTCGCCTCGGGCGTCGGTCGTGGGGGAGCGTGGCTCAGGTGCAGGGGATGGCTGCGCGACTGCGAGCGCGGGGAGGAGACAAATGAGGAGCGCGAAGCGGTTCATGCACGAAGGGAGAGCACGGGCCGTTCCACCCAGAGGTGGCGGGCAAGTGCCTGAAAGAACGAGGGCCGAGCAGCCATGGCGATGTCATGGAGACATCCGGATGTCGAGTCGTGATGTGGTACTGACATCGCCAGCGGTGATTGCGTGCGGCCGTCCGGCACCCGCCTGGAGACATGGGGGCGCTTTCGGTACAGGGGCGCGTTGTCGCGGCTGGTCCGAAAATCGGGGGCAGATCAGCTGCACTCCAGCGGGGCTTCAGGTGACAGGGAGTCCGAGCGCCTTGATGCGCCGGTAGAGGTTGCCCCGGTCGACCTGCAGCAGTCGCGCGGCCCCAGCGATGCTTTCGCCTTCCTGGAGCGCCGCGCGGATGAGCTCGCGCTCGAAGTCCTCCACGTGCTCTCGGTAGCTCTTTTGTCCCAGGGAGGGGCGGCTGGCCGCGGCGGTGGCCTGGGGCGCGGAGACGAGCTCCGGGCCCAGGGTGAGCGGGCCCTCGCCCCGGAGCAGGTTGAGGCGCTCGATGAGGTTGCGCAGCTCGCGCACGTTGCCCGGCCACGCATAGGCGCGCAGCGAGGTTTCCGCGCCGGGCGCGAGCACCAGTGGCACCTGCGGCCCCGCGAACTCCGCCGCGAAGGCGCGGGCCAGGGGAAGCAGGTCCTCTGGCCGCTCGCGCAGGGGCGGCACCTGGAGGGGCATCACGTTGAGGCGGAAGTAGAGGTCCTGCCGGAAGCGGCCCTCCTTCACCGCGCGGGCGAGGTCCTGGTGCGTGGCCGCGACGACGCGCGCATCCACCGGCACGGGCAGGCTGCCGCCCAGCCGCTCCACTTCCTTCGACTCCAGGACGCGCAGCAGCTTGGCCTGGAGCTCCAGTGGCATGTCGCCCAGTTCGTCGAGGAACAGCGTGCCGCCGTGCGCCTGTTCGATGCGGCCCGCGCGCCGCGACAGCGCACCGGAGAACGCGCCCTTCTCGTGGCCGAACAGCTCGCTCTCCAGCAGGGTGGAGGGAATGGCCGCGCAGTTGACGGCGACGAGCCGGCCCTTGCGTCCCGAAGCGAGGTGCAGCGCCCGCGCCACGCGTTCCTTGCCAGTGCCCGTCTCGCCGGTGATGAGGATGGCGGTGTCGCTGGCGCCCACGCGCGCGATGAGCTGGCGCAGTGACGCCATGCCAGGGCTGTCACCCACCAGGTGGCCGGGGCGGGCCAGTGCGTCCAGCAGCCGCTCGCGCTCTTCCTGGAGCGAGCCCAGTGCCAGTGCGTTTCGCACGGCGGTGAGCAGCCGCTCGGGGGAGGGCGGCTTCTCCACGAAGTCCGTCGCGCCCAGCCGCAGCGCCTGCACGGCCTCGGCGGGCGACGCCTCTCCGGACAGCACCACCACGGGCGCGGGGAAGGGCCGGGGCAGGCGCGCGAGCAGCTCCAGGCCCGTCTCGCCCGGCATGCGCAGGTCGAGCAGCATCATCGCCGGGGGACCTTCGGGCGCGTCGAGCAGCTGGGAGGCCTCCACCGCGGAGCGGGCCTCCACGGGCGTGAAGCCCTCGTCGCTCAGCAGTCCGCGCAGGGCCCTGAGGACGCCAGAGTCGTCATCGACGATGAGGATGCGAGGACCGGGCTTCATGGGGACGGGGGCGGGGTGAGGGGCAGTTCCACGCGCGCGAGCGTACCGCCTCCGGGCGCGGGCTCCAGGCGCAGGCTGCCGCCGTGCTCGTGGACGATTTTCTGGGAGATGGGCAGGCCCAGGCCGCTGCCGCCGGGCTTGGTGCTGAAGAGGCCACGCGTGAGGGCCGGGCCTTCGAGGACGGAGGGGACGCCACTGCCTCCGTCCGCCACGGTGACGCACACGGTGCCCGGCTGCGGCGACTCCAGTGTGACGTGGACTGGCGCGGCGCTGGTGGAAGAGGCCTCGGTGGCGTTCTTCACCAGGTTGCCGAAGAGGCGACGCAGGCCATCCGGGTCCGCGCGCAGCGTGGCCTCCGCGCCAGGCCGAAGCTCCACGGGCACGGGGGACGTGCCCGCGTACAGGGTGCACACCTCGGCCAGCAGCGGGCGCAGGGGCACGTCCTGGAAGCGCGGCGCGGGCAGGCGCGCGAAGGTGGAGAAGCTCTGGGTCATCCGCATCAACAGGTCCACTTCCTCCTGGAGGAGGGCCACGGCCTCGGTGATGCGGGTGGTGTCGTGGGGCGTGGATGCATCCGTCCGGTTCAGACGCGCGAGCGACAACTTCATTGCGGTGAGGGGGTTCTTCAGCTCGTGGGCGAGCGCGCGGGCCACGTCCTGCCAGGCGGCAATCTGTTCCGCGGACTTGAGGCGCTCGCGCTGCGACAGCAGCTCCTGGCCCATGCGGTTGAACTGGCCCAGGAGGAACTGCAGCTCGTCGCGTGGCGGCTCGGGGGCGGCGAGCCGCACGGAGAGGTCGCCGCGCGCATAGGCCCACATGCCTTCCGTGAGCGTGCGCACCGGACGCGTGAGGGCCCGGCCGAGGAGCACCGCGGCCACCGTCAGCGCCGCGCCCGATATGAGTACCAGCGCGGTGATGAAGGCGGGCACGCGGCGCACGAGGGCGCGCCGTGCCAGCTCCGCCTGCGCGAGGTTGAGCCGCGCCTCGTTGAGCGAGTCCTGCGGCAGCTCCCGCCGCGCCAGCTCCGAGGCGACTTCCTCCAGCACGCCCTCCACCGGGGCGATGGACACCGACAGCACCCGCTCCAGCGCGGCTTGTGCCAGCACGCCGAGCAGCACCAGCGGCACCCAGCCGGCGAGCAGCATCACCGCCAGCAGCCGGCGCCGGAAGCGCGGAGGGGGCGGCGGAAGATTCGCGGCGTGTTCAAGGCCCACCCTGTCACCGTAGGTGCGGGCCTCTGTGGGCGCGGCGGCGTGCATGGGACGGTTCATACCGCATCCGGACGTGGGCCCGGTGCCGAGTCCCTGGCGCGGAGACTCTGGTAGGCTGCATGGCTCCGATGCCTCGTCTTCTCGCGCCCTCCCAGGGCTGGTTGTTCAGTCCGGGAGTGGACCTGTCCGTCTTCGCTGGCAGCGCGCTCGTCTCGGTGGCTTTCGTGCTCGCCGCGCCCTGGCTGGGCGTGGAGGACGGCACGCCGCTGTGGGCATGGCTGCTCTTCGTCGTCTGCGTGGACGTGGCCCACGTCTGGTCCACGCTGTTCCGCACCTACCTGGATCCGGACGAGCTGCGGACCCGCCCCGGGCTCTACCTGGGCGCGCCGCTGGCCGCCTACATGGCGGGCGTGGTCGCCCACCTGGTGTCGCCGGGCACGTTCTGGACGTTGTTCGCTTATGTCGCGCTCAGCCACTTCGTGCGGCAGCAGTACGGCTGGGTGGCGCTGTACGGCCGCAAGGCGCGCGTCTCCCCGCTGGAGCGGCGCCTGGATGCCGCTGCCGTCTATGCCGCCACGCTGGGGCCCGTCATCTGGTGGCATGCGAACCTGCCGCGCGGCTTCTGGTGGTTCGTGCCCGGGGACTTCCTGTCGGGCCTGCCATCTTGGGTGGGCACCGTGGGGCTGGGGCTTCACGCGGGGGTGCTCTTCGCGTGGGCCGGCTTCCAAGCCGCGCGGGTGGTGCGCGGCGAGGGCGTGCAAGCGGGCAAGGTGCTGCTGGTGGTGGCGACGTGGGTGGCGTGGTTCGGCGGCATCGTCGTCGCGCGGGACGACTTCACGTTCACGGTGATGAACGTGGTGCTGCACGGCGTTCCCTACTTCGCGCTGCTCTTCCGCTATGCGCGGGGGCGGCTGGAGGAGGGTGGTTACGGCGCGGGGGCGGCGCTGCTGCGCGCGGGGCTGCCGGGCTTCCTGCTGTTCCTGGTGGCGTTGGCCCTGGCGGAGGAGTTCCTGTGGGACCAGGCTGTGTGGCGCGAACAGGGCGCGCTCTTCGGCGAGAGCCACGTGACGCTGCCGCCGGACGTGTTGTCTCTCGTGGTGCCGCTGCTCGCGCTGCCGCAGGCCACGCACTATGTGCTGGATGCCTTCGTGTGGAAGCCGGGCCGGCAGCCCGCGCTGCTGTCACGACTGGGCTGGGCACCGATGGCCACCCGACACGAGGGTCCACCATCTGGCATGAATCCCGTTTCGACCATGGCCATTCCTGCACGGAGTGATTAATGCAGGAGGGGCCTATGTCCCGACTCCTACTCGTCTCGAATCGGCTTCCTGTCACCGTCAAGGTGGAGAAGGACACTGTCTCCGTGGTCCGCAGCGCGGGAGGCCTGGCCACCGGCCTTCGCCGTCCGCACGAACGCTCGGGGGGGCTGTGGATTGGCTGGCCCGGGGATGTCTCCCGCCTGTCGGAAAGCCAACGCGCCCGCGTGGACGCCCAGCTCGCGGAGCTGCGCTGCGTGCCGCTGACGCTGTCCGCCAGCGAGGTGAGCCGCTACTACGAAGGCTATTCCAACCGCGTCCTGTGGCCGCTGTGCCACTACATGCTGGAGCGCATCCCGCGCCAGGACCGTGATTGGGAGGTGTACCGCAAGGTCAACGAGCGCTTCGCGGACCTGGTGGCGAAGCACTACGAACCCGGGGACACCATCTGGGTCCACGACTATCAGCTCATGCTGGTGCCCGGCATGTTGCGCCAGCGTCTGCCCGGCGCGCGCATCGGTTACTTCCACCACATCCCGTTTCCGTCGTCGGAAATCTTCAGCACGCTGCCGCGCCGGCGTGAGCTGCTGATGGGGCTGCTGGGCGCGGACCTCATCGGCTTCCACACGGTGAGCTACGTGCGGCACTTCTCCGGAGCGCTGCTGCGGCACCTCGGGCTGGACACGGACATCGACCGTATCATCTGGGAGGGCCGCGACGTGCGCGTGGGCGCCTTCCCCATGGGCATCGACGCGCAGGCCTTCGAATCGATTGCGAGCGAGCCCGGCATGCTGGAGGAGGTGGCGAACCTGCGCCGGTCCTCCGAAGGACAGCGCATTCTGCTGGGCATCGACCGGCTGGACTACACCAAGGGCATTCCGCGGCGCCTCCTGGCGGTGCAGCGCGTGCTGGAGCGCACGCCCGCGTGGCGTGGCCGCCTGCGGTTCATCCAGGTGACGGTGCCCAGCCGGACCCAGGTGGAGGCGTACGCCAACTACCGCGAACTGGTGAACGAGCTGGTGGGGCGCATCAATGGGCTCTACGGCACGGTGCACAACGTGCCCGTGCACTACCTCTACCGCTCATTCAACGAACGGCAGCTCGTGGGGTTGTACCGGGGCGCGGATGTGATGCTCGTCACGCCGGTGCGGGACGGGATGAACCTGGTGGCGAAGGAGTTCTGCGCGGCGCGCCCGGACGACGACGGCGTGCTGGTGCTCAGCGAGTTCGCGGGCGCCGCAGCGGAGCTGGGGGGCGCGCTCATCGTCAACCCCTACGACGTGGACGCCATGGCGGACGCCATCGAGAAAGCGCTGGGGATGGCGGAGGAGGAGCGCCGCACGCGCATGCACACGCTGCGGAAGCAGGTGAAGTCGCGGGACGTACATTGGTGGACGTCCTCCTTCCTCGACCGGCTCCAGTCGCTGCCCGCGGTGGACGTGCGCGCCGAGGCGGGCGCGCCCGAGGCGCTGGCGCAGATGAAGCAGGCGGAACGGCTGCAACTGCTCCTGGACTATGACGGGACGCTGGTGGGCTACGCGCCCCGGCCGGAGCTGGCCGCGCCGGATGCGGCGCTGAAGGAGTTGCTGGCGAAGCTGGTGGCCCGGCCCGACATCTCGGTGAGCATCGTCAGCGGCCGGCCCAAGGAGACGCTGGAGGAATGGTTGGGCGACCTGGCCATGGGCCTGTATGCCGAGCACGGCCTGTGGTCCCGCCCGGCGCCAGGGGAGACGTGGCGGATGCTGGAGGGCGTGACGTTCGACTGGAAGGAGCGCGTGCGCCCCGAACTGGAGACCTTCTCCGCGCGCGTGCCGGGCTCCTTCGTGGAGGAGAAGACAGCGTCGCTGGCGTGGCACTACCGCCTGGTGGACGCGGAGTTCGGCGCCATCCAGTCCCGCGAGCTGCGGCTGTACCTGGCGGAGAAGTTCGCCGGGCAGTCCATGGACATCCTCCCCGGGGACAAGGTGGTGGAGATTCGTCCGCAGGGCGTGCACAAGGGCCGCGTGGTGGGCGAGGCCACGAAGGACGCGGCGCCCGGCGCCCTCGTGGTGGCCATCGGCGATGACCGCACGGACGAGGACCTCTTCGCATCGATTCCGCCCGGCGGGCTCACCATCCACGCGGGCAACAAGCCCACGTGCGCGGCGTTCCGGGTGAAGGGCCCGGCCGAGGTCCGCGCGCTGCTGGCGGGACTGCTGGAGCCGTGACCACCGCGCGCGCCCGCCGGAGTATCGGCGGGCGCGGGCCTGCTCGCGTCCGCTACGGCGTCGAGGACGCGGTGCGGTTGGCCGCGTTCTGGATGAACACCCGGCGGCCGAAGGCGCGGTCCACGCGGCCGAGGAACTCGCGGAACGCGGGGTAGTCGTCCGCGGACACGCGCGCCGTGGTGAGGGCCACCTCGCCCTCGGCCACCAGCTTGCCGCCCTCCAGGCGGTAGTTCAGCTTGATGTGGCCGAACTTCGTCGTCTCCTCCACCGCCTGGGGCAGCTCCGCCA from Myxococcus xanthus encodes the following:
- a CDS encoding sensor histidine kinase, coding for MNRPMHAAAPTEARTYGDRVGLEHAANLPPPPPRFRRRLLAVMLLAGWVPLVLLGVLAQAALERVLSVSIAPVEGVLEEVASELARRELPQDSLNEARLNLAQAELARRALVRRVPAFITALVLISGAALTVAAVLLGRALTRPVRTLTEGMWAYARGDLSVRLAAPEPPRDELQFLLGQFNRMGQELLSQRERLKSAEQIAAWQDVARALAHELKNPLTAMKLSLARLNRTDASTPHDTTRITEAVALLQEEVDLLMRMTQSFSTFARLPAPRFQDVPLRPLLAEVCTLYAGTSPVPVELRPGAEATLRADPDGLRRLFGNLVKNATEASSTSAAPVHVTLESPQPGTVCVTVADGGSGVPSVLEGPALTRGLFSTKPGGSGLGLPISQKIVHEHGGSLRLEPAPGGGTLARVELPLTPPPSP
- a CDS encoding bifunctional alpha,alpha-trehalose-phosphate synthase (UDP-forming)/trehalose-phosphatase produces the protein MSRLLLVSNRLPVTVKVEKDTVSVVRSAGGLATGLRRPHERSGGLWIGWPGDVSRLSESQRARVDAQLAELRCVPLTLSASEVSRYYEGYSNRVLWPLCHYMLERIPRQDRDWEVYRKVNERFADLVAKHYEPGDTIWVHDYQLMLVPGMLRQRLPGARIGYFHHIPFPSSEIFSTLPRRRELLMGLLGADLIGFHTVSYVRHFSGALLRHLGLDTDIDRIIWEGRDVRVGAFPMGIDAQAFESIASEPGMLEEVANLRRSSEGQRILLGIDRLDYTKGIPRRLLAVQRVLERTPAWRGRLRFIQVTVPSRTQVEAYANYRELVNELVGRINGLYGTVHNVPVHYLYRSFNERQLVGLYRGADVMLVTPVRDGMNLVAKEFCAARPDDDGVLVLSEFAGAAAELGGALIVNPYDVDAMADAIEKALGMAEEERRTRMHTLRKQVKSRDVHWWTSSFLDRLQSLPAVDVRAEAGAPEALAQMKQAERLQLLLDYDGTLVGYAPRPELAAPDAALKELLAKLVARPDISVSIVSGRPKETLEEWLGDLAMGLYAEHGLWSRPAPGETWRMLEGVTFDWKERVRPELETFSARVPGSFVEEKTASLAWHYRLVDAEFGAIQSRELRLYLAEKFAGQSMDILPGDKVVEIRPQGVHKGRVVGEATKDAAPGALVVAIGDDRTDEDLFASIPPGGLTIHAGNKPTCAAFRVKGPAEVRALLAGLLEP